The following are from one region of the Gossypium hirsutum isolate 1008001.06 chromosome D03, Gossypium_hirsutum_v2.1, whole genome shotgun sequence genome:
- the LOC107949937 gene encoding uncharacterized protein, with protein sequence MLLSRQMSFICDFCGTTGDRTHYLCATCNLLVHKNCISLPRNILITRHHHVISHSYSLPQQDELCRICYEEVDTRYGSYHCSASDCNYIAHVHCATDKAVWDGKSIPEDYDERSMEALDESINWITDVVPKKSFGENTVAVEIKHAYHDHNLRLTFSGEMNDDGQCDGCMRPISTPFYSCEQCKFFLHKECAELPRNKRHPFHKHLLTLTNSNPKFCSACERLDNGFSYKCNDGDCRQFFECDIRCTLLSNTLEHPSHEHSLFLIHNF encoded by the coding sequence ATGCTTCTATCAAGACAAATGTCAtttatttgtgatttttgtgGCACCACTGGAGATCGCACCCATTATCTCTGTGCTACATGTAACCTTCTTGTCCATAAAAATTGCATTTCATTGCCACGGAATATCTTGATAACGCGACATCATCATGTTATTTCCCACTCATATTCTCTTCCGCAACAAGATGAGTTGTGCAGAATTTGTTATGAGGAAGTCGATACGAGGTATGGTAGTTACCATTGCTCTGCTTCTGACTGCAATTATATTGCTCATGTGCATTGTGCTACAGATAAAGCAGTTTGGGATGGAAAAAGTATTCCGGAAGACTATGATGAGAGGTCCATGGAAGCTCTTGATGAATCTATAAATTGGATTACCGATGTTGTTCCAAAAAAGAGTTTTGGAGAGAATACGGTAGCAGTTGAGATCAAACATGCCTACCATGATCACAATTTAAGACTCACTTTTAGTGGGGAGATGAATGATGATGGCCAATGTGATGGGTGTATGAGGCCTATCTCAACTCCTTTTTATAGTTGTGAGCAATGCAAGTTTTTTCTTCATAAAGAATGCGCTGAATTGCCGAGAAACAAACGACACCCATTTCACAAGCACTTGCTTACACTCACAAATTCAAACCCAAAGTTTTGTAGTGCTTGCGAAAGGCTTGACAATGGATTTAGCTACAAATGCAACGATGGAGATTGCAGGCAATTCTTTGAATGTGACATTCGGTGTACTTTATTATCGAACACTTTGGAGCATCCAAGTCACGAGCAT